In the Sedimentisphaera cyanobacteriorum genome, ACTGCAAGAAGCCCGTCTGCCCCCGCCTCAATGGCCTCCCTGATAAAACGTTCATATCCGTATCGGTATATTGGGTTGAGATATGAAAAGATGATAATCGGCTGATTGTATTTTTCTCTGAGCTTTGCTGTCATCTGGATTATTTTGCTAAGATTCGCTCCTGCCATAAGAGCTCTTGCCGAAGAACGCTGTATTACATCTCCGTCTGCTGTGGGGTCTGAGAATGGAACGCCCAGTTCGAGGATGTCAAGCCCGTTATCGAACATCTCCGAGGCAATCGCAAGCGAGCCCTCTATAGTCGGATCACCTGCGGTAATAAAGCCTGCAAGCGCTTTTGCGTTTTTATTTTTTAGTTTATTGAAGGTTTCTTTTATTCTGCTCATTTTATTATCCAAAGCTGTTCTGTTACTATTATCTTTTACATACCAAGAATAGATATTGCGCTGGTGAGGTCTTTATCGCCTCTTCCGGAGAGGTTAACCAGCATATTTTTGCCCTTTCCGAGCTTGGGAGCGTATTTTACTGCATAGCTTATTGCATGCGAGCTCTCGAGTGCGGGGATAATCCCCTCCTTCTCAGAGAGCAGGCAGAAGGCGTCCATAGCCTCGCTGTCTGTGATTGTTTCGTATTTTGCCCTGCTGATTTCTTTGAGTATTGCATGTTCAGGCCCTACGCCCGGATAGTCGAGCCCCGCTGATACCGAATAAGCCTCATTAATCTGGCCGTATTCATCCTGCAGCACATAAGACTTAGACCCGTGCAGGATCCCCACAGACCCGTGCGAGAGGCTCGCTGCGTGCTCGCCTGTTTCGATTCCTCTTCCTGCCGCCTCAACCCCAACAAGCTCCACATCTTCATCCGGCAGGAACGGATAGAATATGCCCATAGCATTGCTTCCGCCGCCTATGCAGGCAACGATTGAATCGGGCAGTCTGCCGGTTTCCTCGAGCATCTGCCTGCGTGCCTCCTCACCTATCACTTTCTGGAAATCACGTACGAGAATGGGGTACGGGTGCGGGCCTGCAACAGTCC is a window encoding:
- the trpB gene encoding tryptophan synthase subunit beta; protein product: MNSNYNYPDSRGHFGQFGGMYVGETLMPAVLELDEARKKYMQDESFKSELSELLKKFVGRPSPVYLASHLSEYAGGANIYLKREDLVHTGAHKINNTVGQGLLAKYMNKRKLIAETGAGQHGVATATVAALLGMECKVFMGREDIKRQKPNVDRMRLMGAEVIQVDGGTGTLKDAMNAALRYWTTAVEDTFYVIGTVAGPHPYPILVRDFQKVIGEEARRQMLEETGRLPDSIVACIGGGSNAMGIFYPFLPDEDVELVGVEAAGRGIETGEHAASLSHGSVGILHGSKSYVLQDEYGQINEAYSVSAGLDYPGVGPEHAILKEISRAKYETITDSEAMDAFCLLSEKEGIIPALESSHAISYAVKYAPKLGKGKNMLVNLSGRGDKDLTSAISILGM